Within Amycolatopsis sp. FDAARGOS 1241, the genomic segment GGGAGGGGGTTCGCGCGCACGGCGACCACCGTGCCACAGCGAAGCGCGTGGCGCCTGAGCAGGCAACCGGACAACGCGGCTACGCTGGGGAGGAACACCCAGTGGCGGAAGGATCGAGAGCGATCATGGTGCAACCCGGCGGCGGCTTCGACCTGTCGCAGATCATGCAGCAGGCGCAGCAGATGCAGGAGAAGCTCGTCCAAGCGCAGGAAGAGCTCGCGAGCACCGAGGTCACGGGCACCGCGGGCGGCGGGATGGTCACGGCGACCGTGTCCGGTGACAGCCAGCTGAAGAGCCTCGTCATCGACCCGAAGGTCGTCGACCCCGACGACGTCGAGACGCTGGCCGACCTCGTGGTCGCGGCGGTGCGCGACGCGAGCGCCAACGCGCAGAAGCTCACCGAGCAGAAGCTCGGCCCCCTGGCCGGCGGCCTCGGCGGCGGGATGCCGGACCTCGGCAGCCTCGGGTTCGGCGGCTGACCCTTGTACGAGGGTGTGGTCCAGGACCTGATCGACGAGCTCGGGCGGCTGCCCGGGGTCGGGCCGAAGAGTGCGCAGCGCATCGCTTTCCACCTGCTGGCAACGGATCCCGCTGACATCGGGCGCCTGCAGGACGTGCTCGGCAAGGTCAAGGAAGGCGTGCAGTTCTGCGAGATCTGCGGCAACGTCTCCGAGCAGCAGACCTGCCGCATCTGCCGTGACGAGCGGCGCGACCTCACGGTGATCTGCGTGGTCGAGGAGCCGAAGGACGTCCTGGCCGTCGAGCGCACCCGCGAGTTCAAGGGCCGCTACCACGTCCTGGGCGGCGCGCTCGACCCGCTGTCGGGTATCGGGCCGGAGCAGCTGCGCATGCGTGAGCTGCTCAAGCGCATCGGCGAAGCCGACGTGCGCGAGATCATCATCGCCACCGACCCCAACACCGAGGGCGAAGCCACGGCCACCTACCTGGTCCGCATGCTGCGCGACTTCCCCGGCCTCACCGTCACCCGCCTCGCCTCGGGCCTGCCCATGGGCGGCGACCTGGAGTTCGCGGACGAGCTGACGCTGGGCCGCGCCCTCTCCGGCCGCCGCGCACTCTGACCCACGACGGCCCCGCCACCGGACGACGGAAGCGGGGCCGCTGTGTGTCGTTTTCCCGATTCCGCGCCGGCGCCACGCCGAGACGGCCGGTCACGTTCACCTCGCGCGGCTCACCGGGCGCTGGCCGCATACCCACCTCGCGGTGACAGCGGTGTCTGTCCGGTGCCCGGGATTTCCCGGTGGGGATTCGCAAGACGGCTCGCCGCGCCGCTGCTACGTGCCGGCGCGTCCCGGGCTCCGACCCGCCTCAACGGTCTGTGGAAAGGCGAAGCCGGGGGCGCGTCGGCGGGCTGCTGGCTACGTTCGCCGCATTCGGCTTGCCGGGCAAGGCGTCCACCGCGCCCTCTGACCCACGACGGCTCCGCCCCCGGGCCGCCGGCAACCCGCCCTGAACGACAACGGCCCCGCCACCGATACCGAGGTGGCAGGGCCGTTTCAGTGCGCGATCAGCAATAACCCAGCTGTGCCAACGTGTCCACGATGATGTCCGACGGGTGGTATTTGTCCATCCAGGACTCGCCGCGGCGGTTCTGGTACGTGTCCAGGAAGTTCTGCAGCTTGTCGCCGCGCATTTCGGTGAGGACGACGGTTTCGCCGAGGTGCTGGGGCGTCTCGGTGCGCTCGCGGTGGACCGCGCAGGGCAGGCCGAGGTAGTAGCACTCGGCCGACAGGCCGCCCGAGTCGGTGACGACGTACTCGGCGCGCGCGACCAGCGGCAGGAACTTCAGGTAACGCATCTTCGGCTGGGCGATGAACTTGTCGTCGAACAGGTTGTCCAGACCCAGCGACCGGATCTTCTCGCGTTCGGGCGCGCCGGCCATGTACAGGATCGGCATTGCGCGGCTCTGCTCGCGCAGGATCTCCAGCGCCTCGCGGTACTTGTCCGCGCGCGACACGAGTTCGAAGCGGTGCAGCGTGGCGAGCCCGAAGCGCTCCGGCAGGTTCGGCACGTCCAGCGGCTGGCCGATCGCCAGGCGCATCGCGTCGATCGCCGTGTTCGCCTCGGTGTCGACGACGACGCCGCGCGCGTTGCGCAGGTTGTTCACCTCGCGGGCGCTCGGCGCGAAGTGGATGTCGACGATCTTCGCCGCGATCTTGCGGTTCAGCTCCTCCGGCAGCGGAGACAGGATGCTGCCCGAGCGCGCGCCCGCCTCCACGTGCCCGACGCGCGACTTCAGGATGCGCTTGCCGATCAGCGAGCCGTACGGCGTGGTGAACGTGTCGCCGTGCACCAGCACGAGCGGGGGACGGCCGTCCTCGGTCAGCGCGGCGCGCAGTTCGGCGCGGCGGCTCCACGCGGTGCGCAGCACCTGCGCGGCCCAGCCCGGCACCTGCGCCGGCGACTCCAGGTTGTGGGCCTTGTCCTCCGGCACGAGCCACACGTCGGGCTCGGGCAGCTTCAGGTCCGCGAGCACGTCGGCGACCTCGTCCACGTGCTGGGCGGTGAACCAGATCTTCGGCCTCATGCCGCGCTCGGCGATCCCGTGGTAGACCGGCGCGATCTTGATCAGTTCCGCGGTGGTGCCGAGAATAAAGGAAATCACCGTGAGGCCCATTTCTGGTCGGATTGCGGTGTCCGAAGGATACTGGGCACGTCCGGCCGCGCGGCACAGGGTAGCCTCGCCCCGTGAGTGCGAACCCGCTCCTCCCCTCGCTCAGCGTCGTGATTCCGGTCTACAACGAGCAGGACTGGATCGAACGCAGCATCGGCGCACTGGTCACGGCCGCCGGCGTCGCGGGCTGGCCGGTGGAGATCGTCGTGGTCGACGACGGCAGCACCGACGGGACGCCCGAGAAGCTGGCCGCACTCCAGCGGCGCCACGGCATCACCGTGCTGACCCAGCCCAACAGCGGCCGGTTCGAAGCCCGGCGCGCAGGCCTGGCCAAGGCGTCCGGGCAGCAGATCCTGCTGGTCGACAGCCGCGTGATCGTCGACGAGACCGCACTGGCCTTCTTGCGCGACCAGCTCGTGGCGCACCCCGAGCGCACGGTCTGGAACGGGCACATCAACGTCGAGTCCGCCCGCAATCCGTACGCGGGCTTCCTCGCCGGCATGGTGAAGATTCCGTGGCGGCGCTACTGTGCGAATCCGAGCCTGATGTCCTTCGGCATCGAGGAATTCGACGTGTTCCCCAAGGGCACCGGATTCTTTTCCGCGCCGCGGGAAGTTCTGGAGAACGCGAGCGCCGCATTCGAATCGTTGTTCGACGATTCCCGTCTCGCGAGCGACGACACCGGTGTGCTGCGCTGGATCGCCGAGCGTCACCGCATCTTCCTGGCCCCGGAGCTGTCCGCGACCTACCACGGCCGTGACTCCTTCAAGAAGTTCGCCGCCCAGTCGTACTTCCGCGGTACCACTTTCGTGGACTCCTACCTCGCCTCCCCCGGCCCGGCCCGCAACGGCCTGTTCGCCGCGCTCGCCGTCGGCGTCCTCGGCCTGGGACTGGCCGCGCGCCGCCCCAAGACGGCCGTCGCGCTGGCCGCCGCCGGTTCCGCCGCAGCCGGCGCAGCGGTGACCCGCTTCGGTGCCACGAAGTCCGAGGCGCGCGCCGTTGCGCTGCTCGCCCCCGTCTTCGGGGCCGGCTTCGGCGCGGGTGCCGTGCGCGGCCTGGTCCTCGCGCTGCGCGCCCGCCTCGGCCGGTCCGCCCGATGAGCACGCCGGTGACCGACGAGGACCAGCGTGAGCTCGCCAAGGAGACCGGCAAGTCGGCGGGGAAGATCGGCGTCTCGCTGCTGGTCGCCATCGCCCTCGGCTACGTCTTTTCGTTCCTGACGCCGCGGCTGCTCGGCCCGGCCGACAACGCGGTGTTCGCCGCGTTCTGGGGCATCCTCATGGGCCTCGGCGGGGCGCTGTCGCCGCTCGAACAGGAGCTTTCGCGCCAGTCCGCGGTCGCCGCGATGGACGGCGGCCGCGTGGGCAAGCCCGCTTTGCGCGCGCTCGCGGTCGGCGCGGCGACGATCGCCGTGGTGGCGGCGGTGACCATCGCGGTTCCGGTGCTCAACCAGCGGCTCTACTCCGGACACCTCGAACTCGGAGTCATCGCGCTGTGCGGGGGCATCGCCTTCGCCTGCCAGTTCGCCATGCGCGGCCTGTTGGTCGGCCACAGCCGCATCAAGCCGTACTCCTGGCTGGTCATCGCCGAGGCAGCAGTCCGCGCGGTGCTCTTGGGACTCGTGGTGGTCGCAGGCCTCACAGGCGTCGCGTCCTTCGCGATCGCGGCGGCGGTCGGGTCCTTTGCCTGGCTGCTCTTCGTGCGCTCGGCGCGCGGGGTGGTGGATACCCGGATCGAGGGCGACGGCTGGCGGCCGGTCACCTCGCGCATCCTGCTGCTCCTGCTGAGCGCGGGGCTCACGGCCAGCGTGATCACCGGCTACCCGGCACTGGTCAACGTGCTCGCCCCCGGCGGCGACGCCGCGAAGGTGGGTGTGCTGTTCGCCGCCCTGCAGGTTTCGCGTGTCCCGCTGTTGCTGCTGTCACCGCTGCAGGCACTCGCGGTGCCCACTGTGGTGCGCCTCTCGGGGTCCGTCGAAGGCATGCACCGCCTCCGCCGCCTCCTCGGTGTCGGCACGCTCGGCACCCTTGTCGTCGGGGCGATCGGTGCGCTGGTCGGCCTGCTCATCGGGCCGTGGCTGGTCCGGCTGCTGTTCGGCGCGAACTACGCCTCGGCCGAAGGCTGGTGGGTGGCCGGCATGGTCTGGGGTGCGGTCCTCCTGACCGCGCTGCAGCTCATGACCGCGGTGCTCGTCGCCCGCACGCAGGCGAACAAGGTGCTCGTCACCTGGGCCGTGGTCGCTGTTTCGACGGCGTTGGTGCTCCTGTTGCTGCCGGGTGACACGATCTTGCGCGCGGTGGCCGGGCTGGCCGCCGGGCCGACGGTCGGGCTCGTGGTCGCCGCCGCGTTCGTTCTCCGTCGTCCAGGCAACGTGCAGGCCCGGTCGGACGTCTGAGTATCGTGCAGGCGTCCCGGGCCGATGACGAAGTCGGTGTGAAGAGCCGGTGAGGGTTGGACAGCGAATCCGATGAACGTAGTACTGATCTTGCTCGCCTTCTGGGTGCCCGGACTGGTCTTCGGCGCCGCGATCGGGCTGCGCGGCTGGACGCTCGCCGCGGCGGGTCCGCTGCTGACGTTCGGCGTCGTCGCGCTCGGCGTGCCGGTCCTCGGTGACCTCGGGATCCGCTGGAACCTGCTCGACGTGGCACTGTGGACGGTGCTGCTCGCGGTCGTCGGCTTCGCGCTCGGGTTCGCCGTGCGCCGGTGGACCGCCCGCCGGCACCCCGGCAGGGAGCCCCAGGGCCTGGAACGGGTCTACTCGGTCCGCGACCACGTGCTGATGGGCCTCGGCGTCGCTGTGGGCATGGCGGTCGGCACCGCGGTGTTCTTTCGGGGCACCAACGGCATCGACCGGGTGCAGCAGGGCTGGGACGCACCGTTCCACGGGAACCTGGTGCGCTGGATCGCCGAACACGGCGACGCGCGGCCGTCCACTGTGGGCACCATCGCGAACCTGCCGAACCAGGCGAACTACTTCTACCCCGACACCTACCACGCGCTGCTCGCCCTCGTGTTCGGCAAGGGCGGCCTCACGATGATGCCGACGCTGAACCTCGCGGTGCTCGCGGTGATCCTCAGCGTTCCGCTCGGCGTCGCCGCGATGTGCCGGGCCTGGCACATGCCCGCACTGGGTGTCGCCGCCGCGGCGGCCGTCACCACGTGGTTCACCGCTTTCCCGTACGACTCGCTGTGGCGGGGTCCGCTGTGGCCGTACGTTGCGGGCGTCGCGATGATCCCCGCGATGCTCGCGATCGCGAAGCTGCTGCTGCGTCCGCGCGGCATCGCAGGCCCCGTCGCGATCAGCCTCGGTGTGGCGGGGCTGACTGGCCTGCACACGAGCATCGTGTTCGTGATCGCCGTCTACTTCATCCTCATCCTGATCGCGGTGCTGCTGCGCTGGGAGAAAATCGAGTGGCGGCGCTCGGCGCCCTCGCTCATCGCGACCGTCGTGCTCGCCGCCGTGCTGGGTGTGCCGCTCGTGCTGCCGTCGCTGTACAACGCGGGCGGCGTGACGAGCGCGACCTGGGCCTCGGAGGCGACGGTCTCCGGTGGCCTCGGCGAGACCATCACCTTCTCGCCGATGGCCGACTTCCCGCAGTGGTGGATCGGCATCCCGGCCATCATCGGTATCTTCTTCATGGTGCGCCACCGCCGGATGATGTGGATGGTCGGCGCGTACGTCGTCTTCGGTGGACTGTTCGCGGCCACTGTCTCCCTCGAGACGCCGCTGATCCACACGCTCACCGGCATCTTCTACAACGACCACTGGCGCATCGCGGCGCTCGTGCCGCTGGTCGGCAGCGTCGCGGTCGGCGAATTCGTCCACACCTTCGGGAGCTGGTTCGCCCGCAAGGCCGGCTCCCGCGTGAAGCTGCAGCCGGCCACGCTCGCCCTGCTCGGCGCCGTCCTCGTGGCGATCGTGGTGGGTGGTCTGAGCCGCGGTGGCTACATCGGGCGCAACACCGCGCGTCTGGAGATCAACTACGGCGACGGGCCGACCGTGTCGAAGGCCGAGGAAGCCGCCTACCAGTGGCTCGCCCAGCACACCGCGCCCGGTGAACGCGTGATGAACGACAAGGCCGACGGTTCCGTGTGGATGTACGCCCTGGCCGGGGTCACGCCGGTGGAGTGGACCTTCTACGGCGCCGAACCCGATACCGAAGCCGGCTACCTGTCCGTGTGGCTGGACGACATCGACAAGTACCCGCAGGTGCGCAAGGACCTCACCGACCTGCACGTGCGCTACGTCATCGTCGGCAAGGGCAAGGCGACGCCCACCGCCGAGGAGTCGGTCGGCGTCGCCGACATCGTCGCCGGTCCGGACTTCCACGAGGTGTTCCACAACGACGGCGCCACCATCTACCAGATCGAAGGCCAGCAGGGCGTCATCGCCGCCGGCGCGTCACCCGGGTCCGCCGACCCTCACGGTCAGTGAGAAGTTAAGGTGATCTCCGTGTCCACCACCCCCGTGAGCACCCGACGTGTTCTGATCGTGATGCCCGCCCTCAACGAGCAGGCCAGCGTCGGCGCCGTCATCAGCCAGGTCAGGTCCTCGCTCCCGGGCATGGACGTGCTGGTCGTCGACGACGGATCGGTGGATGCCACGGCCCAGCTCGCCCGCGCCGCGGGCGCCGAAGTGGCCCGTCTGGCCGTGAACCTCGGCGTCGGCGGGGCGATGCGCACCGGCTTCCGCTACGCCGCCGCGCGCCGCTACGACGTCGTGGTGCAAGTGGACGCCGACGGCCAGCACGACCCCGAGGAGGTCGGCGCGCTGCTCGCGGCCCTCGACGCGGGCGCCGACATCGCGATCGGCTCCCGGTTCGCCGGCAAGGGCGCCTACCGCGCCGTCGGCCCGCGCAAGTACGCCATGGTCGTGCTCTCCTTCGTCTTCTCGCGCCTGGCCGGGCGCAAGCTCACCGACGTCACGTCGGGCTTCAAGGCCATGGGGCCGCGCGCGATCGCGATGTTCGCGAACTACTACCCGGCCGAGTACCTCGGCGACACCGTCGAATCGCTCGTGATGGCGATCCGGGCGAAGCTCACGATCGCCGAGGTGCCGGTCGTGATGCGCGAACGCGCCGGCGGCACACCCAGCCACTCGCCGGTGAAGTCGGCCGTCTACCTCTCCCGGGCCGGGCTCGCGCTGCTGCTGGCGCTCGTCCGGCGCCGTCCGTCCCTCGACTCGTCCGACGCAGCGTAAGGGGATTTCATGGCCGGCTGGCGCGTACTCAGCATCGTCGTCGCATGCCTGGTGCTGTTCGTCGTCGTCGAGATGATGCGGCGGCGGAAGCTGCGCGAGAAGTACGCGGGCGTGTGGCTCGTCGTCGCTGTCGGTGTCGTGGTGCTCGCGGTGATCCCCGAGGCCGCGGAGTTCCTGGCGAAGATCACGGGCGTGCAGACGCCGTCCAACTTCGTGTTCCTCCTGGCCGGTGTCGTGCTGGCACTGGTCGCGCTGCACCTGTCCACCGAGGTCGGGCACCTGGAGGAAGAGGTCCGGACCTCCGTGGAGGAGACGGCGCTGCTGCGTTGCGAGCTCGAGGACACCAAGAAGGAACTCGAAGCCCGGATCGCGTCGCTCGAGGCCAAGATCGGTGCGCCGGACGACGTGGAGGGCCTGCCCGAAGTGAGTCCCGCACGCGTTCGCTGATCTCCGCGCTGCGCGCCGCCCCGCCTCGGCTGGGTGGTGTGCGCGTTCTCGCGGTCGACGGGCCTTCCGGGGCCGGTAAGTCGACCTTCGCCGCGAAGGTGGTCGCCGCGCTCGGCGCGCGAACGGCGCTGGTGAGCACGGACGCGTTCGCCACGTGGGAGTGTCCCGTCGCGTGGTGGCCGCAGCTGGAGCGCGGGGTGCTGGCACCGCTTGCACACGGACGGCCCGGGGAGTACCGGAAGGTGGACTGGACCTCCGGGGAACCACGGCCCGGCGAGCTCGTGCGGCTGCCCGTGCCGGACGTCCTGGTGCTGGAAGGCGTCTCCAGCGGCCGCCGCTCGATCCGACCGCGCCTGTCGCACCTGTGCTGGCTCGAAGGCGGCACGGAAGCCGAACGCCTCGACCGCGCCGTCGCGCGCGACGGTGAAGCGTCGCGCGAAGAGCTCCGCCGCTGGCAGGCCTTCGAACGAGGCTGGTTCGCAGTCGACGAGACCCGCGAAGCAGCGCAAACGCGCTTGCCATAAGGGAAAGACCCACGTTCCGGTTCCGTCTCCCACATTGGTGGAACCACTGCTCGAAAGGCGGTTTCAAGGCGGGCGCGGGAATGGATTGGACCGCCCGTCCGGCACCGTCATCCGCCTTGCGAACCCGCCTAAATCGGGCTGTCGTGATCGTCACCGGCCGTCCGGTACGACCCGAAAACCACCTTCAGGACTAGGCCATTGGAGTGGCGATAGTGCCACTCTCCGTACCAAAGCGACAAAATCCATTACGGTACGTACACAATTCTGGACACATTGCGGTGAGTTTCGTCCTTACGTAGCGCGATCGTAACCTCACGTGCTTAAGTGCGGGCCGAGTTCCCGCTAGTGTCGGCGAGCACACCGATCGTCCGAGTTGTTCCTGACCGACCGGACGGTTTAGACCGAACATCTCCCAAGGGGTGCCAGATGCAGCAATTGCGCCTGACCCGAACACGTCGAGCGGCCCTGATCGGGTTCGCCGGTGTGCTCGCGGTCTCGCTCACCGCGTGCGCGGAGTCGAAGCGCGACGAGGCCGGAGGTGGTGGCACCGGCGGCACGATGGTCTTCGGTGACACCGGCAACCCGAAGATGTTCGACCCCGCCTTCAATGACGACGGCGAGACGTTCCGGATCACCCGGCAGATGCTCGACACGCTGATCCAGAACAAGGCCGGCACCGCCGAGCTGGAGCCGTCGCTCGCCACGAAGTGGGAGCCGAGCAACGACGGCAAGACCTGGACCTTCACCCTCAAGCAGGGCGTGAAGTTCAGCGACGGCACGGCCTTCGACGCCAGCGCGGTCTGCTTCAACTTCGACCGCTGGTACAACATGAAGGGCGCCGCGGCCCAGAGTCAGATGATCTACTACGGCGACGTCTTCGAGGGCTTCGCCCACAACGAGGGCGACGCGGGCGGTGACCCTGTCTACAAGAGCTGCGAGGCGAAGGACCCGTCGACCGCGGTCATCAACCTGAACAAGGCCAAGGGTGCGTTCCCCGCCGCGTTCACGCTGCCGTCGTTCGCGATCCAGAGCCCGACCGCGCTGAAGCAGTACGACGCGGACAAGGTCACGCAGTCCGGTGATTCCTTCACCTACAGCGACTACGCGTACAAGCACGTGACCGGCACCGGCCCGTTCAAGTTCTCCAGCTGGGACCAGGGCAAGGGCGAGATCACGCTGGTGCGCAACGACACCAGCTACGCGCCGGCGAAGCTCGACAAGCTCGTCTTCAAGGTCATCCCCGACGAGAACGCCCGCAAGCAGGCGCTGAAGGCCGGCGACATCCAGGGGTACGACTTCCCGGCCCCGGCCGACTACGGGCTGCTGCGCAACGAGGGTGAGCAGGTCCTCATCCGCCCGTCGTTCAACGTGCTGTACCTGGGCATCAACCAGTCCGGCAACCCGAAGCTCAAGGACCCGCGCGTGCGCCAGGCCCTGGCCTACGGCATCAACCGCGAGCAGTTCGTGAAGTCGAAGCTGGCCGAGGGTTCCGAGGTCGCCACCGAGTTCGTGCCGAAGGCCATCTCGGGTTACACCGACGACGTCACCAAGTACCCGTACGACCCGAACAAGGCCAAGCAGCTCCTGCAGCAGGCCGGCGCTACGGGTCTGACGCTGAAGTTCTACTACCCGACCGAGGTCACCCGGCCCTACATGCCGAACCCGGCCGACACGTTCACCTCGATCTCCGAGGACCTGAAGAACATCGGCATCACCATCCAGCCGGTGGCCGAGCCGTGGAACGGTGGCTACAAGGACGACGTGCAGAAGTTCGGCAAGCAGGACCTGCACCTGCTCGGCTGGACCGGTGACTACAACGATGCCGGCAACTTCGTCGGCACGTTCTTCGGCCGGGAGAAGAAGGAGTTCGGCTTCACCAACCCCGACCTGTTCAACGCTCTCGCGCAGGCGGACGCTTCGCCGGCCGGTGACGCGCACGCCAAGGCGTACCAGAACGTGAACAAGATGATCATGGACTACCTGCCCGCCATCCCGATCGCCTACCCGACGCCGGCGATCGTGGTCGGTCCGAAGATCAAGGGTGTGGTGGCCAGCCCGCTCACCGACGAACGCTTCAACAACGTCACGATCGGCTGACGTGGACTTCTGAGCAGCCGGGCTGGGGGGCAGGTGCTACCGCGCCTGCCCCCTTTGCCCACGTGCCCGGGCTGTACACAAAGGACTACAAGTGCTCCGTTTCCTCGTGCGTCGGGTGCTACAAGCGATTCCGACGCTTCTCATCCTGTCCATCCTGGTCTTCGCGTGGTTGCGCTCGCTCCCCGGTGGCCCGGCCGCCGCGCTGCTGGGTGACAAGGCGACCCCGGAGAAGATCGCCAGCCTCAACCACGTGCTCGGGCTGGACCAGCCGATCATCTTGCAGTACTTCAAGTTCCTCGGCCGAGCCGTCACCGGGGACTTCGGCAACTCGCTGGTGTCCGCGCAGCCGGTGATGTCGGAGATCGGCACCTTCCTGCCGGCCACCATCGAGCTCGGCCTGTCGGCGATGATCATCGCGGTCGTCCTCGGCGTGCCCTTCGGCTACCTCGCCGCCCGCTTCCGCGGCGGCATCCCCGACAACATCATCATCGTGCTGACGCTGATTGGCGTTGCGGTACCGGTGTTCTTCCTCGGCTACATGATGCAGGACCTGCTCGCCGCCCCGCTCGGGCTGCCGTCGCAGGGCCGCCAGGCGCCCGGCATCGACGCCACCAGCATCACCAACTTCGCCATCCTCGACGGCATCATGACGAGCGAGTGGGACGCCGTCTGGGACGCGATCAAGCACCTGATCCTGCCGGCGTTCGCGCTGGCGACCATCCCGCTCGCGGTGATCACGCGCATCACGCGCGCCTCGGTGCTCGACGTGTTCAACGAAGACTTCCTCCGCACGGCCAACTCCAAAGGCCTCACGCAGCCGGTGATCCGGCGGCGGCACGTGCTGCGCAACGCGTTGCTCCCGGTGGTCACGACCATCGGCCTGCAGACGGGTGCGCTGCTCGGTGGCGCGGTGCTGACCGAGCGGGTCTTCAACTTCCGCGGCCTCGGCTTCCTGCTGGCCGAAGGTATCGAACGGCGTGACTACCCCCGGCTGCAGGCGCTGCTGCTGTTCGGGGCTCTGGTGTACGTGCTGGTGAACATGCTGGTCGACATCTCGTACGGGATCATCGACCCGAGGGTGCGTGTGCGATGAACACTTTGCTTGCCAAGAAGAAAGAGCCGATCGACAAGCTCGCGAAGTCGTCGGCGAGCGGCCGGAGCCTCGGGGCCGAAGCGCTGCGGCGCATGCTCCGCAGCCCGGTCGCGATCACCGGTGGCGTGATCACGTTGCTGTTCCTGCTGCTGGCGATCTTCGCGCCGCTGATCGCGCCGAAGGACCCGCAGGTGCGTTACCTGCAGAGCCAGGTGGAGCTGGGCCGCGGCATCATCCCGGGCCCGCAGCCGGGGTTCCCGCTGGGCGTCGACGACTTCGGCCGCGACTTCCTGTCGCGGCTCATCGTCGGGGCGCAGCAGACGCTGATCGTCGGGGTGCTCGCCACCCTGATCGGCGTGCTCCTGGGTGTGCTCATCGGTGGTCTCGCGGGTGCGTTCGGCGGCTGGGTCGACACCGTCCTCATGCGACTGGTCGACGTGCTGCTGTCGTTCCCGTCGCTGCTGCTGGCGATCTCCATCGCGGCGCTGTTCGCGAAGCCGAGCCAGTGGACGGTGATCCTCGCCGTGTCGATCATCGGCGTGCCGATCTTCGCCCGGCTGCTGCGCGGATCCATGCTGGCGCAACGGGAAGCGGACCACGTGCTGGCCGCGACGTCGCTGGGCGTGAAGCGCACGACGATCGTGTTCCGCCACATGCTGCCGAACTCGGTCGGCCCGGTAATCGTGCAGGCCACGCTGACGCTGGCCACCGCGATCCTGGAAGCCGCCGCCCTGTCGTTCCTCGGCCTGGGCGACCCGGACCCGACGCGGGCTGAGTGGGGACTGATGCTGGGCAACGCTTCGCGCCAGTTCCTCGACATCCGCCCGGAGCTCGCGTACTACCCGGCCATCGCGATCATCGTGGTGGCACTCGGGTTCACGCTGCTCGGCGAGTCCCTGCGCGAAGCCCTCGACCCGAAGAACCGGCGGTAAACCATGGCACTCCTCGAAGTCCGCGACCTCTCGGTCGTGTTCCAGCGCCGCGGTGAGAAGCCGTTCACCGCGGTCGACGGCGTCAGCTTCGACGTCGAACCCGGCCAGACGGTCGGGCTCGTCGGCGAGTCCGGCTGCGGCAAGTCCGTGACGTCGCTGGCGATCATGCGGCTGCTCGCCAAGCGCGGCAACAAAGTCAGCGGCGCGGTGTCGTTCGAGGGCACCGACCTGCTGAAGATCTCCGACCGCGAGATGCGCGACCGGCGCGGCCGCGACCTGGGCATGGTCTTCCAGGACCCGCTGTCCTCGCTCAACCCCGTGATCTCGATCGGCCTGCAGATCACCGAGGTGCTCGAACGCCACCGCGGGCTGTCGCGCAGCAAAGCTCGGCTCGAGGCCGTGGACCTGCTCGACAAGGTCGGCATCCCGGACCCGAACCGGCGGCTGTCGGAGTACCCGCACCAGCTCTCGGGCGGGATGCGCCAGCGCGCGCTGATCGCGATCGCGCTCGCCTGCCGGCCGCGGCTGCTCATCGCCGACGAGCCGACCACCGCGCTCGACGTGACCATCCAGGCGCAGATCCTCGCGCTGCTGCGGGAACTCGTGCAGGACACGGGCACCGCGCTGATCATGATCACGCACGACCTCGGCGTCGTTGCGGGGCTGTGCGACGAGGTCAACGTGCTCTACGGCGGCAAGATCGTGGAGCGCAA encodes:
- a CDS encoding uridine kinase; the encoded protein is MGGVRVLAVDGPSGAGKSTFAAKVVAALGARTALVSTDAFATWECPVAWWPQLERGVLAPLAHGRPGEYRKVDWTSGEPRPGELVRLPVPDVLVLEGVSSGRRSIRPRLSHLCWLEGGTEAERLDRAVARDGEASREELRRWQAFERGWFAVDETREAAQTRLP
- a CDS encoding ABC transporter substrate-binding protein gives rise to the protein MQQLRLTRTRRAALIGFAGVLAVSLTACAESKRDEAGGGGTGGTMVFGDTGNPKMFDPAFNDDGETFRITRQMLDTLIQNKAGTAELEPSLATKWEPSNDGKTWTFTLKQGVKFSDGTAFDASAVCFNFDRWYNMKGAAAQSQMIYYGDVFEGFAHNEGDAGGDPVYKSCEAKDPSTAVINLNKAKGAFPAAFTLPSFAIQSPTALKQYDADKVTQSGDSFTYSDYAYKHVTGTGPFKFSSWDQGKGEITLVRNDTSYAPAKLDKLVFKVIPDENARKQALKAGDIQGYDFPAPADYGLLRNEGEQVLIRPSFNVLYLGINQSGNPKLKDPRVRQALAYGINREQFVKSKLAEGSEVATEFVPKAISGYTDDVTKYPYDPNKAKQLLQQAGATGLTLKFYYPTEVTRPYMPNPADTFTSISEDLKNIGITIQPVAEPWNGGYKDDVQKFGKQDLHLLGWTGDYNDAGNFVGTFFGREKKEFGFTNPDLFNALAQADASPAGDAHAKAYQNVNKMIMDYLPAIPIAYPTPAIVVGPKIKGVVASPLTDERFNNVTIG
- a CDS encoding ABC transporter permease: MNTLLAKKKEPIDKLAKSSASGRSLGAEALRRMLRSPVAITGGVITLLFLLLAIFAPLIAPKDPQVRYLQSQVELGRGIIPGPQPGFPLGVDDFGRDFLSRLIVGAQQTLIVGVLATLIGVLLGVLIGGLAGAFGGWVDTVLMRLVDVLLSFPSLLLAISIAALFAKPSQWTVILAVSIIGVPIFARLLRGSMLAQREADHVLAATSLGVKRTTIVFRHMLPNSVGPVIVQATLTLATAILEAAALSFLGLGDPDPTRAEWGLMLGNASRQFLDIRPELAYYPAIAIIVVALGFTLLGESLREALDPKNRR
- a CDS encoding ABC transporter ATP-binding protein, with product MALLEVRDLSVVFQRRGEKPFTAVDGVSFDVEPGQTVGLVGESGCGKSVTSLAIMRLLAKRGNKVSGAVSFEGTDLLKISDREMRDRRGRDLGMVFQDPLSSLNPVISIGLQITEVLERHRGLSRSKARLEAVDLLDKVGIPDPNRRLSEYPHQLSGGMRQRALIAIALACRPRLLIADEPTTALDVTIQAQILALLRELVQDTGTALIMITHDLGVVAGLCDEVNVLYGGKIVERNERHALFAEPRHPYTHGLLASIPRLDEGRGEKLVPIRGSVADNIPWEGGCAFAPRCPNALQVCLESAPQLVPDRSGLLRCHNPVQPAVATAGGTR
- a CDS encoding glycosyltransferase family 2 protein, coding for MSTTPVSTRRVLIVMPALNEQASVGAVISQVRSSLPGMDVLVVDDGSVDATAQLARAAGAEVARLAVNLGVGGAMRTGFRYAAARRYDVVVQVDADGQHDPEEVGALLAALDAGADIAIGSRFAGKGAYRAVGPRKYAMVVLSFVFSRLAGRKLTDVTSGFKAMGPRAIAMFANYYPAEYLGDTVESLVMAIRAKLTIAEVPVVMRERAGGTPSHSPVKSAVYLSRAGLALLLALVRRRPSLDSSDAA
- a CDS encoding DUF2304 domain-containing protein; protein product: MAGWRVLSIVVACLVLFVVVEMMRRRKLREKYAGVWLVVAVGVVVLAVIPEAAEFLAKITGVQTPSNFVFLLAGVVLALVALHLSTEVGHLEEEVRTSVEETALLRCELEDTKKELEARIASLEAKIGAPDDVEGLPEVSPARVR
- a CDS encoding ABC transporter permease, giving the protein MLRFLVRRVLQAIPTLLILSILVFAWLRSLPGGPAAALLGDKATPEKIASLNHVLGLDQPIILQYFKFLGRAVTGDFGNSLVSAQPVMSEIGTFLPATIELGLSAMIIAVVLGVPFGYLAARFRGGIPDNIIIVLTLIGVAVPVFFLGYMMQDLLAAPLGLPSQGRQAPGIDATSITNFAILDGIMTSEWDAVWDAIKHLILPAFALATIPLAVITRITRASVLDVFNEDFLRTANSKGLTQPVIRRRHVLRNALLPVVTTIGLQTGALLGGAVLTERVFNFRGLGFLLAEGIERRDYPRLQALLLFGALVYVLVNMLVDISYGIIDPRVRVR